DNA from Tsuneonella dongtanensis:
CCTGCGAGAGCGAGGGCCCCGCCATCGGCCGCAATTCCGAAAGCCGCGCGGCGGGCGCGTTCGACGCGTTCGGCACGCACCCGGTGGTCGGCGACGGCTTTACAACGCGGTTGATGGACGTGAGCCGAGGACCGCACCGACGCAAGCTGCGCTTCTTCCTCCCCTCGCCCGACCACCGCGGCGCGAGCGTCCCGCAGATCGCCGAGGTGGAGATGGTCATGGAATACGTCGGCGAGGAGGAGAAGACGGTCGAGGCGGGCACCTTTGCCTGCCGCCGCTATCGCTACGTCGACGAGAGCGAGGGCGGCATGGGCGGCGAGCGCCATCCCGATTTCGACATGTGGGTGACCGCCGACGCGGACTCGGTGCTCGTCTACGGCTCGATCGACGGGTACATGATGAACCGCTACGAGCTGGTTTCGCTCGAGCGCTAGCCCACCTCCACCAGCACCTTGCCCATGTGCGCGCCGCTTTCGAGGTGGCGCAGCGCCGCAGATGCTTCATCGAACGCGAAGCTGCGGTCGACCACCATCTCGATTCCATGCTGCGCGACGACGTCGAGCGCCGCGGCCAGCATCGCGCGGCTGCCCGAGGCGACGCCCTTGATCGTCAGGTTCTTGCCGATGATCGCGCCTTGGCTCGCCCCCGCCTGCGCCTGCGGCGTGCCCGAAAGCGCGCCCACGGTCGCGATGCGCGCATTGGTCGCGCAGGCAGCGATAGTCTCCCCGAGCGCGCCGAAGCCGATCGTGTCGACGACGAGGTCGGCGCCTCGCCCGCCGGTCGCCTCCAGCAGCGCCGCCGCCCAGTCGGGCCGCGCGCGGTAGTCGATCGCGAAATCGGCCCCCATCGCGCGGCAGCGGTCGAGCTTGTACGCGCTCGAGGACGTGATCGCGACGTCAGCACCCAGCGCCTTGGCAAGCTGGAGCGTAAACAGCGCGACCCCACCGGTGCCCTGCGTCAGCACCAGTTCGCCGGGCTGCAAACCGCCGAACGTCACGAGCGCGTGCCAGACGGTCGCGCCCACCGCGGCGAGCGTCGCGGCCGTGGCGTCGCGCACGCCGTCCGGCACCTCGACCAGCGAATCGGTGGGCAGGACGATGCGGTCCGCCAGCCAGCCATCGCGGCTCACGCCGAGATCGGCGGCGAACACCGCGGGCGAGTATGGCCCGTCGATCCAGCCGGTGAAATGGGGAGCGATCACGCGCTTGCCGACGAGGGCCGCGTCACCCGCGATCACGACGCCAACCCCGTCGCCGAGCGGCACGCGCGTTTCGGGCAAGTCGCGTCCGTAAAGCCCGGCCAGCACCATCAGGTCGCGATAGTTGAGACCCGCGGCGCGCACCGCGACCAGCGCGTCACCGGGGCTCGGAACCGGATCGGGCCGCTCGACGCGCCGCAGCCCGTCGATACCCGTCCGCCCGCCGATCTGCCAGGCGCGCATCAGGGATGCGCCGCGCCGACTTGTTCGACCGCGGCGGCATCAAACGGCGCCCGGTAGGCGTTGTCGCCCACGCTGCCGAGCATGTCCCCCCGCAATGGCGCCTCGGGATAGACCGAGACCACGTAGTCCCCCGCCGACGGGTTCAACCGCAGCGGCTTGATCGTTTCCTGATACACCCTGCTGTTCCAGAACGCCTGCGCGTTGGCGAGGCACGGAAAGCGAACGATCAGCGTGGTGTAGCCGGCAGGCGCCTCGCCCTCGAACCGCGCGAGTTCCTGCGGCACGTTCACGTAGTACCCGCCAAGCTGCTTGTAGAGGCCGCTGTCGGCGATCGCTTTGCCATAGGCGAGCATCCGCGCGCGGTCGTGCGTCGGTCCGGCAACGACCATCAGCACGGGCTTGTCGCAGATCTCCGCCTTCGGAGCCGGAGC
Protein-coding regions in this window:
- a CDS encoding zinc-dependent alcohol dehydrogenase family protein codes for the protein MRAWQIGGRTGIDGLRRVERPDPVPSPGDALVAVRAAGLNYRDLMVLAGLYGRDLPETRVPLGDGVGVVIAGDAALVGKRVIAPHFTGWIDGPYSPAVFAADLGVSRDGWLADRIVLPTDSLVEVPDGVRDATAATLAAVGATVWHALVTFGGLQPGELVLTQGTGGVALFTLQLAKALGADVAITSSSAYKLDRCRAMGADFAIDYRARPDWAAALLEATGGRGADLVVDTIGFGALGETIAACATNARIATVGALSGTPQAQAGASQGAIIGKNLTIKGVASGSRAMLAAALDVVAQHGIEMVVDRSFAFDEASAALRHLESGAHMGKVLVEVG
- a CDS encoding DUF1330 domain-containing protein — encoded protein: MMGSLILALAAQAGATAPAPKAEICDKPVLMVVAGPTHDRARMLAYGKAIADSGLYKQLGGYYVNVPQELARFEGEAPAGYTTLIVRFPCLANAQAFWNSRVYQETIKPLRLNPSAGDYVVSVYPEAPLRGDMLGSVGDNAYRAPFDAAAVEQVGAAHP